One stretch of Nitrospirae bacterium YQR-1 DNA includes these proteins:
- the grpE gene encoding nucleotide exchange factor GrpE: protein MEHGTVDITVGEDGIKTGNSKPKQQLQGQEPEIELVTGTKAEQEEMEKLRLDNAELKDKYIRLHAEFDNYRKRVQKEKDELYKYGAEPMVSDLLNVIDNLEAALSHVSDMSNPLVQGVDLTLKELKKILGKYGLVEIHSAGKAFDPAYHHAMTEVPRDDLDDKTVVDVFRKGYTYRDRVLRASMVSVSKKNNRQSSTPEIANETTEFNEIKEGNNG from the coding sequence TTGGAACACGGTACTGTTGATATAACGGTTGGGGAAGACGGGATAAAAACCGGTAACTCCAAACCTAAACAGCAATTGCAGGGACAGGAGCCTGAAATTGAACTTGTGACAGGCACTAAGGCGGAGCAGGAAGAAATGGAAAAACTCCGTCTTGACAATGCTGAGCTGAAGGATAAGTATATCAGGCTTCATGCTGAGTTTGATAATTATAGAAAAAGAGTTCAGAAGGAAAAAGATGAGTTATATAAGTACGGAGCAGAGCCTATGGTTTCCGATCTGCTTAACGTAATTGACAATCTCGAGGCTGCCCTCTCACATGTAAGTGATATGTCAAACCCGCTGGTTCAGGGTGTTGATCTGACATTAAAGGAGTTAAAAAAAATTCTGGGCAAGTACGGCCTTGTAGAGATACACTCCGCCGGAAAGGCTTTTGATCCGGCATACCATCATGCTATGACTGAAGTACCCCGGGACGACCTTGATGATAAAACCGTTGTAGATGTATTCAGAAAAGGCTATACTTACAGAGACAGAGTGCTAAGGGCTTCAATGGTGTCGGTATCGAAAAAAAACAATAGGCAAAGCAGCACCCCTGAAATTGCAAATGAAACCACAGAATTTAATGAGATAAAGGAGGGAAACAATGGCTAA
- the hrcA gene encoding heat-inducible transcriptional repressor HrcA yields the protein MEDRLKKILFAVIESYVDSASPVGSRYISKRFGLGISSATIRNAMCDLEELGYLSQPHTSAGRMPTGKGYRLLVEELMGFGVSSNAELLKLLCDGVMGVRGHLSDFLGLVSKILSSYSHYMVVAMETTMENSILGWIELLNYRNDMVAVVLMTDEGTIKHKVSALEIPLSQRDLKNIAALLNSEFKGYTLGEIKAIMRKEVCDNRVQRDTLISKAFGFFNKYLSSFDRDVFISGLGELFNLPDFDDIGKIKELSNAISDKERIIEILDKITESGGVQVFIGSEPFLDKKDLSLVASPVCDRGRPLGVLGLIGPQRMDYAGAISIIETSARFLSSRLEDR from the coding sequence TTGGAAGATAGACTAAAGAAAATACTGTTTGCAGTAATTGAGAGCTACGTTGACAGCGCCTCCCCGGTGGGGTCACGCTACATTAGCAAGCGTTTTGGCCTGGGAATATCCTCGGCCACTATACGCAACGCTATGTGTGATCTTGAGGAGTTGGGGTATCTGTCCCAGCCGCACACCTCAGCAGGCAGAATGCCTACAGGAAAGGGCTACAGACTGCTTGTTGAGGAACTTATGGGCTTTGGAGTGTCTTCCAACGCTGAGCTGCTGAAACTGCTTTGTGATGGGGTTATGGGGGTAAGGGGACATTTATCTGATTTTCTCGGTTTGGTGTCCAAAATTCTCTCCAGCTATTCTCACTACATGGTGGTTGCCATGGAAACAACTATGGAAAACAGTATTCTTGGGTGGATAGAGCTTTTAAACTACAGAAACGACATGGTTGCCGTTGTGCTTATGACTGATGAGGGTACTATAAAGCACAAAGTATCGGCGCTTGAAATACCTCTCTCTCAGAGGGATCTAAAAAATATAGCAGCACTTTTGAACTCTGAGTTTAAAGGCTATACTCTTGGAGAAATTAAGGCAATCATGAGGAAAGAGGTTTGTGACAACAGAGTGCAGCGTGATACTCTGATTTCAAAAGCCTTCGGTTTTTTCAACAAATATCTGAGTTCGTTTGACCGTGATGTTTTTATCTCCGGCCTTGGTGAACTCTTTAATTTGCCGGATTTTGACGATATAGGGAAAATTAAGGAACTTTCCAATGCAATTAGTGACAAGGAGAGAATCATAGAGATTCTGGATAAAATAACGGAAAGCGGCGGTGTGCAAGTATTTATCGGGTCTGAACCTTTTCTGGATAAAAAAGACCTGAGCCTTGTGGCCTCACCTGTGTGTGACAGGGGAAGGCCTTTAGGAGTGCTCGGATTGATAGGCCCGCAGAGGATGGACTACGCCGGCGCTATTTCAATAATAGAGACCTCAGCGCGGTTCCTTTCAAGCCGGCTGGAGGACAGATAG